A section of the Corynebacterium tuberculostearicum genome encodes:
- the pepN gene encoding aminopeptidase N, with protein MTAPQNKTQHELLQERAAAVDLRAYHLHLDLSEVLDSPTYRVTTRLELSSSEPELFLDYLGESVAEVKVNGTPQEVDFDGSIIRLHGLPVGEELAIEVTSHSRYSRTGQGLHRMHDQADDATYLYSHLEPSDARRIFPCLEQPDLKAVFHVRMTAPKEWQILSNQPEVERSEEGELATVTFAPTPPLSTYLTSFAAGPYQYQERTWTAPDGSHSAKLRAFARASMFEHLDEEILELTAQGMDFFHQNFGYPYPWGKYDSIFVPEYNLGAMENPGLVTFTENYIFRSRATRAQHAGRANTILHEMSHMWFGDLVTPQWWDDLWLKESFAEFMGADSSVHGTEYTEAWANFAGARKNWAYLQDQLPTTHPIKAEIPDVDAARQNFDGITYAKGAAVLKQLVHYVGRDNFYAGARDYFQEHAFAAATFDDLLKALKKHTNRDLDAWSQAWLRTWGPDTLTPELHTEGEKIAELAIIADAEDVTRPHRLSASLFDASLHKYREIDIDLPAGDGTTRTIIDEAAGLPAPALLLLNDADHTYAKIRFDETSLDTAGERLTEIEDELTRAVIWTALWNLTRDGEMSAIDYLGVVVKHEAYETNTTLLAAACANANFAIAHYVADADREQVRTDYAEAIWGHLDEAEPTSDAQLVLARAAIRALAATPEESGTERLKALLDGDIAGLRLDPEIRWSILRALAARDAVTLTELEEEKQRDNTLTGATEFLGASHAFPTPETKRSAFDKALTPGAYSNAEVDALVAGFNAPRSASLQEAFAEEFFSRVEDIWAAHPIEIANRLIRGFYPELPMADAATTRLLHRELPGALRRILLECRDNLRRTLRVRAGQ; from the coding sequence CGCCTATCACCTCCACCTCGATCTCTCGGAGGTACTCGATAGCCCCACCTACCGCGTGACTACCCGCCTCGAGCTCAGCAGCAGCGAACCCGAGCTTTTCCTTGATTACCTGGGCGAATCCGTCGCGGAGGTCAAGGTCAATGGCACCCCGCAGGAGGTGGATTTTGATGGCAGCATCATCCGGCTGCACGGCCTGCCGGTAGGGGAGGAGCTCGCTATCGAGGTCACCAGCCACTCGCGCTATTCGCGCACTGGCCAGGGGCTGCATCGGATGCACGATCAGGCCGATGACGCGACCTACCTGTATTCACACCTCGAGCCTTCCGACGCCCGCCGCATCTTCCCCTGCCTGGAGCAGCCGGATCTCAAGGCCGTCTTCCACGTGCGCATGACCGCACCGAAAGAGTGGCAGATCCTTTCCAACCAACCGGAAGTCGAACGCAGCGAAGAGGGGGAGCTCGCCACCGTTACTTTTGCTCCGACCCCGCCGCTGTCGACGTACCTGACTTCTTTCGCCGCCGGCCCCTACCAGTACCAAGAGCGCACCTGGACCGCCCCGGATGGCAGCCACTCGGCGAAGCTGCGTGCCTTTGCGCGCGCATCCATGTTTGAGCACCTGGACGAGGAAATCCTGGAGCTTACTGCCCAAGGCATGGACTTTTTCCACCAGAACTTTGGCTATCCCTATCCGTGGGGCAAGTACGATTCCATCTTTGTACCCGAATACAACCTGGGTGCCATGGAAAACCCAGGCCTGGTGACGTTTACGGAGAACTACATTTTCCGCTCCCGCGCCACCCGCGCGCAGCATGCCGGCCGCGCGAATACCATCCTGCACGAGATGTCCCATATGTGGTTCGGCGATCTGGTTACGCCACAGTGGTGGGATGACCTCTGGCTCAAAGAGTCTTTCGCGGAGTTCATGGGCGCGGATTCTTCCGTCCACGGCACCGAGTACACCGAGGCCTGGGCCAATTTTGCCGGAGCTCGCAAGAACTGGGCCTACCTGCAGGATCAGCTGCCTACCACGCACCCCATCAAGGCGGAGATCCCGGACGTGGATGCCGCACGCCAGAACTTCGATGGCATCACCTATGCCAAGGGAGCGGCGGTGCTCAAGCAGCTGGTGCACTACGTTGGCCGCGATAATTTCTACGCCGGTGCGCGCGACTACTTCCAGGAGCACGCCTTTGCCGCCGCCACCTTTGATGACCTCCTGAAAGCGCTAAAAAAGCACACGAACCGCGATCTTGATGCCTGGTCGCAGGCCTGGCTGCGCACCTGGGGCCCGGATACCCTCACTCCGGAGTTGCACACCGAAGGCGAGAAGATTGCAGAGCTGGCCATCATTGCAGACGCCGAGGACGTCACCCGGCCGCACCGCCTGAGCGCTTCGCTCTTTGATGCGTCCCTGCACAAGTACCGCGAGATCGACATCGATCTCCCGGCCGGTGATGGCACCACCCGTACCATCATCGATGAGGCGGCCGGCCTTCCGGCCCCGGCATTGCTGCTGCTTAACGACGCCGACCATACCTACGCCAAGATCCGCTTCGACGAGACCTCCCTAGACACAGCGGGCGAGCGCTTGACCGAGATTGAGGATGAGTTGACCCGCGCGGTGATCTGGACCGCCCTGTGGAACCTCACCCGCGATGGGGAAATGTCGGCGATTGACTATCTGGGGGTCGTCGTCAAGCACGAAGCCTACGAGACCAATACCACGCTGCTGGCTGCTGCCTGCGCCAATGCCAACTTTGCCATTGCGCATTATGTTGCAGACGCCGACCGCGAGCAGGTCCGCACCGACTATGCCGAGGCAATCTGGGGCCACCTAGACGAGGCCGAGCCAACCTCGGACGCGCAGCTTGTGCTCGCTCGCGCCGCCATCCGCGCCCTCGCCGCAACGCCGGAGGAATCCGGCACCGAACGCCTTAAGGCCCTGCTCGACGGTGACATTGCCGGCCTTCGCTTGGACCCTGAAATCCGCTGGTCGATCCTGCGCGCCCTCGCCGCCCGCGACGCCGTAACTTTGACCGAGCTCGAAGAGGAAAAGCAGCGCGATAATACGCTAACCGGCGCTACCGAATTCCTCGGCGCCAGCCACGCCTTCCCCACGCCGGAGACCAAGCGCTCCGCGTTCGATAAGGCGCTCACGCCCGGCGCATATTCCAATGCCGAGGTGGACGCACTGGTCGCCGGTTTCAATGCCCCGCGCTCAGCTAGCCTGCAGGAGGCCTTTGCGGAGGAGTTCTTCTCCCGCGTGGAAGACATCTGGGCCGCGCACCCGATTGAGATTGCTAACCGCCTCATCCGTGGCTTCTACCCAGAATTGCCGATGGCCGATGCCGCCACCACGCGCCTACTGCACCGGGAGCTGCCAGGAGCGCTGCGCCGCATCCTGTTGGAATGCCGCGATAACCTGCGGCGCACCCTGCGCGTACGGGCTGGTCAATAG